The genomic stretch CTGAATCCCCGCCCTCCCATTCACCCGAGCCGGAACGCATTCTCGTAGCCCACTACGACTTTCCGAGGACATCTCATGGCTCACGACCACCACCATCCGGCCCACCACATCGTGCCAGGATTTGGCGCGGACCGCGCCGCTCACTACGACGCCCAGGCGTCCGTCGCGCTCGCGGGAACCCAGGCCCTGTATGAACTCGGCGTCAGCACGCTGACGGCCCGGCTCGACGGCCAGGACGCAGCCTCGCTGCTCTTCGTGGGAGTGGGCACGGGTGCGGAGTTGATGCCCTACACCCGCTTCGACGTCCCCGGCTGGCGCTTCACGGGCGTGGACCCCTCCGACGCCATGCTCGACGTCGCGCGAAAACGCCTGGAGGCGGAAGGCCTGCTCTCGCGCACGCACCTGCACCACGGCGAACTGCACACCCTGCCCGCCGGTTCTCCCTTTGATGGCGCGCAGATGATGGGCGTCCTCCACCACGTGGAGGGTGAAGCAGCCCGCCTCGATTTGCTCCGGGAAGTCGCCCGTCGGCTCAAGCCCGGAGCCCCTCTCGTCGTGGGCTGCCGCATCGGCATGGACCCCGAGCTGTTGAACGTGGAGCTCCGGCGATGGCGGGCCTATGGCACCCCACGGGAGGAACTGGAGCGCCGGCGCGAGCGCTTCATGACGCTGCGGCCCATCGAATCCGATGCCGCCCTGTTCGCGATGCTCGCCAATGCAGGACTGGTCGCGCCGAAGCCGATCTTCGTATCGCTTCAGTTCAAGGTGTTCCTGGCGCGATACGCGCCCTG from Myxococcus xanthus encodes the following:
- a CDS encoding class I SAM-dependent methyltransferase: MAHDHHHPAHHIVPGFGADRAAHYDAQASVALAGTQALYELGVSTLTARLDGQDAASLLFVGVGTGAELMPYTRFDVPGWRFTGVDPSDAMLDVARKRLEAEGLLSRTHLHHGELHTLPAGSPFDGAQMMGVLHHVEGEAARLDLLREVARRLKPGAPLVVGCRIGMDPELLNVELRRWRAYGTPREELERRRERFMTLRPIESDAALFAMLANAGLVAPKPIFVSLQFKVFLARYAP